A genomic segment from Acidobacteriota bacterium encodes:
- the nrdR gene encoding transcriptional repressor NrdR produces the protein MKCPYCGENRDRVVDSRESRGGTAIRRRRECTACGRRYTSYERIEDVPAMVIKKDGRRELLDRGKVMAGLLKACEKRPVSVRALEAIADEVVMMVSEAPDRELPTRRIGELVMERLKELDKVAFVRFASVYRQFEDVDEFMRELRSLIGPGSRPRGNG, from the coding sequence GTGAAGTGCCCCTACTGCGGGGAGAACCGGGACCGGGTCGTCGACTCGCGCGAGTCGCGGGGCGGCACCGCGATCCGCCGCCGGAGGGAATGCACCGCCTGCGGGCGCCGGTACACGTCCTACGAGCGGATCGAGGACGTCCCGGCGATGGTCATCAAGAAGGACGGCCGGAGGGAGCTGCTCGACCGGGGCAAGGTGATGGCGGGACTCCTCAAGGCCTGCGAGAAGCGCCCTGTCTCGGTTCGAGCCTTGGAGGCCATCGCCGACGAGGTCGTGATGATGGTCAGCGAGGCTCCGGACCGGGAGCTGCCGACGCGCCGGATCGGGGAGCTCGTGATGGAGAGGCTGAAAGAGCTGGACAAAGTGGCATTCGTCAGGTTCGCCTCGGTGTACCGCCAGTTCGAGGACGTCGACGAGTTCATGCGGGAGCTGCGCTCGCTCATCGGGCCCGGCTCCCGCCCGCGGGGGAACGGATGA
- a CDS encoding Hsp20/alpha crystallin family protein, producing the protein MSRIAKGPQLEVARIQSEINRLFESLVRLREGGGEGGGWSPGVDVAESETHVVVDIELPGVGPESVTLVAEGGELVVRGERRAPRRPEAAEIVHDEREYGPFERRIPIPAAVNPREARAWLADGVLRAELPKVPNRRGRAVPIRIETDPAGGRG; encoded by the coding sequence ATGAGCAGGATCGCCAAGGGACCACAGCTGGAGGTGGCCCGCATCCAGAGCGAGATCAACCGGCTTTTCGAATCGCTGGTCCGCCTGCGGGAAGGAGGCGGGGAAGGGGGCGGCTGGTCGCCGGGTGTCGACGTGGCGGAGTCGGAGACCCACGTCGTGGTGGACATCGAGCTGCCCGGTGTCGGTCCGGAGAGCGTGACGCTGGTCGCCGAGGGGGGCGAGCTCGTGGTGCGGGGGGAGCGCCGCGCGCCGCGGCGCCCGGAGGCCGCCGAGATCGTGCACGACGAGCGGGAGTACGGACCCTTCGAGCGGCGGATTCCGATCCCCGCGGCCGTGAATCCCCGCGAGGCGCGCGCGTGGCTGGCGGACGGCGTGCTCCGGGCCGAACTTCCCAAGGTGCCGAACCGCCGCGGCCGCGCGGTCCCGATCCGGATCGAGACCGATCCGGCCGGCGGGCGCGGCTGA